In a genomic window of Limisphaera ngatamarikiensis:
- a CDS encoding sugar phosphate isomerase/epimerase family protein: MWLMGIGDEAGVNIESQIAALKELQWQHIEPRTVEVPGYPRGNFHDIPDPAFDAALARLEAAGIQVYCFGSTIMNWAKTLDTPWDVTLAEVRRAIPRMKRAGARYIRIMSFKPGDDEYSIPKKVFERVRDVTQMFLDQGLQPVHENCMNYGGMSWQHALELLDKCPGLKWVFDTANPILNPDRSKPKPWPRQDPWEFWEHIRDHVVHIHVKDATWVPERNDATYHWPGEGQGRVRDILRDALARGYDAGISIEPHMVAVFHDPKQAAANDEALRKNFVEYGRRLQTMLAELRQEIARSAGMPPA, translated from the coding sequence ATGTGGCTGATGGGCATCGGAGACGAGGCGGGCGTGAACATCGAAAGCCAGATCGCCGCCCTCAAAGAACTGCAATGGCAGCACATCGAACCGCGAACCGTGGAAGTGCCCGGTTATCCCAGGGGAAACTTCCACGACATCCCCGACCCTGCCTTCGACGCCGCGCTGGCCCGGCTCGAAGCCGCAGGCATCCAGGTCTATTGCTTCGGCTCCACCATCATGAACTGGGCCAAAACCCTTGACACCCCCTGGGACGTGACCCTCGCCGAGGTCCGCCGCGCCATCCCCCGCATGAAACGCGCCGGCGCCCGCTACATCCGCATCATGAGCTTCAAACCCGGCGACGACGAGTATTCCATCCCCAAAAAGGTCTTCGAACGCGTGCGCGACGTCACGCAGATGTTCCTCGACCAGGGTCTCCAGCCGGTCCACGAAAACTGCATGAACTACGGCGGCATGAGCTGGCAACACGCCCTGGAACTGCTCGACAAATGCCCCGGCCTCAAGTGGGTCTTCGACACCGCCAATCCCATCCTCAACCCGGACCGCTCCAAACCAAAGCCCTGGCCCCGACAGGATCCCTGGGAGTTCTGGGAACACATCCGCGACCACGTCGTCCACATCCACGTCAAGGACGCCACCTGGGTCCCCGAACGCAACGATGCCACCTACCACTGGCCCGGCGAGGGCCAGGGCCGCGTCCGCGACATCCTCCGGGACGCCCTGGCCCGCGGCTACGACGCCGGCATCAGCATCGAGCCCCACATGGTCGCCGTCTTCCACGACCCCAAACAAGCCGCCGCCAACGACGAAGCCCTGCGCAAAAACTTCGTCGAATACGGTCGCCGGCTCCAAACCATGCTGGCGGAACTGCGTCAGGAAATCGCCCGATCCGCCGGGATGCCACCCGCCTGA
- a CDS encoding DUF7594 domain-containing protein, whose protein sequence is MSQGRSKPRGKPPPHDHSRAGPTLGLQPALAAVALAIASAALAQSTTAPPTSAWVHLSPAGPVWSLSDERGNRIPDFSTVGYAGGEREPPVVPARVLVQPGPGDDTARIQQAIDALARISPDSSGFRGAVLLAPGEFQISNQITIRTSGIVLRGSGRGTNGTVLRATGPGQRTLILVAGSGSPQTIPGSTRNILDPYVPVGAHTITLDSVDGLNVGDRVLVRRSANDAWIHDLGMDLLCCPPDVQPWSASSYQIDMDRRIVAMEGNTIFLDTPIVCAIESRYGGGTVRRFTWEGRIQHVGIEDLEGVSDFTAPDDENHAWTFIQLQAVEHAWVRRVTARHFGFAAVSLGRGARNVTVSECEGIDPVSQVTGGRRYAFVMDDAELCLVRECRTRQDRHQFVTQSLTTGPNVFVDGLTENALSDAGPHHRWATGALWDNIEVQGHDLNVQNRGNLGSGHGWAGANCVVWNCRARSFVVQNPPTARNWLIGSVGTLKEGTVYVGPHDPGTIDQHGFPVFPRSLYYAQLQHRLHFPGLQIREYWAGIPDGFDTNNPAAETGTADPEWLAQIQSQAGNAPIGRFDDFLPGQWIPVTFRWTAPPGMQIVAAALQFCLRTPPNPHQPGRILLETPDASLPIDTLLRGPAAPDRSAVYLLDLNSRTADLTDGRLNLALQGDLAVDWMRLELHLAPLPARAEIRFQPEADTWVREPATAEPDHGTDPILAVGRDPTPGNERRAHLRWPLDRWPAQWAQTLLLAKVELTPLAVSSSPTEQALASTTQAPWDETDLTWQTQPTARPPIATWIPQPAQTVSVAVTPQVTAALAQRQPFTIQIAPAPRSPSAGHATYASREYPGLRARPWLVLALPADAVPRPRFHNLRLAQDTLQVDVEDHPAGARYRLLTSPDAGRPLTDWTSLLEAVFPETSTFTLTLPVPSTNHAAFYLLEMF, encoded by the coding sequence ATGTCGCAGGGCCGCTCAAAACCGCGGGGGAAACCTCCCCCGCACGACCACAGCCGGGCCGGCCCAACCCTGGGCCTGCAACCGGCCCTCGCTGCCGTCGCCCTCGCCATCGCATCGGCGGCCCTCGCCCAGTCCACCACCGCCCCGCCCACGAGCGCATGGGTCCACTTGAGCCCGGCCGGACCTGTCTGGAGCCTTTCCGACGAGCGCGGGAACCGCATCCCCGACTTCTCCACCGTGGGTTACGCCGGCGGCGAACGCGAACCCCCGGTCGTGCCCGCGCGCGTCCTCGTCCAACCGGGCCCCGGCGACGACACCGCACGCATCCAGCAAGCGATCGACGCACTGGCCCGAATTTCACCCGACAGCTCCGGGTTTCGCGGCGCGGTCCTCCTTGCCCCGGGTGAATTCCAGATCTCCAACCAGATCACCATCCGCACCAGCGGCATCGTACTCCGCGGCAGCGGCCGGGGCACCAACGGCACGGTCCTGCGTGCCACCGGTCCCGGCCAGCGCACCCTCATCCTCGTCGCAGGCTCGGGGTCACCCCAAACCATCCCGGGCTCCACCCGCAACATCCTCGATCCCTACGTCCCGGTGGGCGCACACACGATCACCCTGGACAGCGTGGACGGGTTGAACGTCGGCGATCGCGTACTCGTCCGCCGCAGCGCCAACGACGCGTGGATCCATGACCTTGGCATGGACCTGCTCTGTTGCCCGCCCGATGTCCAGCCCTGGTCCGCATCCTCCTACCAGATCGACATGGACCGCCGCATCGTCGCCATGGAAGGCAACACCATCTTCCTCGACACACCCATCGTCTGCGCCATCGAAAGCCGGTACGGCGGCGGCACCGTCCGCCGCTTCACCTGGGAGGGACGAATCCAACACGTCGGCATCGAAGACCTCGAGGGGGTCTCCGACTTCACCGCACCTGACGACGAAAACCACGCATGGACGTTCATCCAACTTCAGGCGGTCGAGCATGCCTGGGTGCGCCGCGTCACGGCACGGCACTTCGGTTTCGCCGCCGTCAGCCTCGGCCGCGGCGCACGAAACGTCACCGTGAGCGAATGCGAAGGAATCGACCCGGTCTCCCAGGTCACCGGCGGCCGGCGCTATGCCTTCGTGATGGACGATGCCGAGCTGTGCCTGGTCCGCGAATGCCGCACCCGCCAGGACCGCCACCAGTTCGTCACCCAGTCCCTCACCACCGGCCCCAACGTCTTCGTGGACGGTCTCACCGAAAATGCCCTGTCCGACGCCGGCCCCCACCATCGCTGGGCCACGGGCGCGCTGTGGGACAACATCGAAGTCCAGGGCCACGACCTGAACGTGCAAAACCGGGGCAACCTGGGCAGCGGCCACGGCTGGGCCGGCGCCAACTGCGTGGTCTGGAACTGCCGCGCCCGCTCGTTCGTGGTCCAAAACCCGCCCACGGCCCGCAACTGGTTGATCGGATCCGTCGGCACCCTGAAAGAGGGAACCGTCTACGTGGGACCGCACGACCCCGGAACCATCGACCAGCACGGGTTCCCCGTCTTCCCCCGAAGCCTCTATTACGCCCAACTCCAGCACCGACTCCACTTCCCCGGACTGCAAATCCGCGAATACTGGGCCGGCATCCCGGACGGGTTCGACACCAACAACCCGGCCGCCGAAACCGGCACAGCCGACCCCGAATGGCTGGCACAAATCCAGTCCCAAGCCGGCAATGCACCCATCGGACGTTTCGACGATTTCCTCCCGGGCCAATGGATTCCCGTCACCTTCCGCTGGACCGCCCCGCCCGGTATGCAAATCGTCGCCGCCGCACTCCAGTTCTGCCTCCGGACCCCACCCAACCCCCACCAGCCGGGCCGGATCCTGCTGGAAACGCCGGATGCGTCCTTACCGATCGACACGCTCCTCCGCGGACCGGCCGCGCCGGACCGCTCCGCCGTCTACCTGCTGGACCTCAACAGCCGCACGGCCGACCTGACTGACGGACGGCTCAATCTGGCGCTCCAGGGCGACCTTGCCGTGGATTGGATGCGACTCGAATTGCACCTGGCACCACTGCCGGCCCGGGCCGAAATCCGATTCCAGCCCGAAGCCGACACCTGGGTCCGTGAACCCGCGACCGCCGAGCCCGACCACGGGACCGACCCCATCCTGGCCGTGGGCCGTGACCCGACCCCCGGCAACGAACGCCGTGCCCACCTCCGGTGGCCCCTGGACCGTTGGCCGGCGCAATGGGCTCAAACCCTCCTGCTCGCAAAAGTGGAACTCACCCCGCTGGCGGTCAGCAGCTCGCCCACCGAGCAGGCCCTGGCCAGCACCACTCAGGCTCCGTGGGACGAAACCGACCTGACCTGGCAGACACAACCCACCGCGCGTCCGCCCATCGCAACGTGGATCCCCCAACCGGCCCAAACCGTTTCCGTGGCCGTCACCCCGCAGGTCACAGCCGCACTGGCCCAACGCCAGCCTTTCACCATCCAGATCGCCCCCGCACCACGGTCGCCCTCAGCCGGCCACGCCACCTATGCCTCCCGGGAATACCCGGGACTCCGAGCCCGACCCTGGCTCGTACTGGCACTGCCTGCCGACGCGGTGCCCCGACCCAGGTTCCACAACCTCCGCCTCGCTCAGGACACCCTGCAAGTCGACGTGGAAGACCACCCCGCCGGCGCCCGTTACCGCCTGTTGACCAGCCCGGACGCGGGCCGACCCTTAACCGACTGGACGTCTCTGCTGGAAGCCGTCTTCCCGGAAACGTCAACCTTCACCCTCACACTCCCCGTACCTTCCACCAACCACGCGGCTTTTTACCTGCTCGAGATGTTCTGA
- a CDS encoding MBL fold metallo-hydrolase → MTLEDHLGDMVRKARAMHGVRASEAAAALGLTEVEWETFEQTGRMPREVDWKAVARRVGLDPEKFESIARGWRPQVPALERWQVLRRFTTRQGDNEVHAYLIWDVETLEAALFDTGWDVSEILEVVETQGLRLRYLFLTHGHADHVAGVGRLQDELEDLEVRAHPTPAPRDLPGEEGLPVGRLRIWFRPTPGHAPDGVTYVVRGWPGEAPPVAVVGDAIFAGSLGRGNQSWELARQAVRDQILSLPPETLLCPGHGPLTTVAEERAHNPFF, encoded by the coding sequence ATGACCTTGGAAGACCACCTGGGCGACATGGTGCGAAAGGCGCGGGCGATGCACGGCGTGCGTGCCAGTGAGGCGGCTGCGGCGCTGGGCCTGACGGAGGTCGAGTGGGAGACGTTCGAACAGACGGGTCGGATGCCGCGTGAGGTGGACTGGAAAGCGGTGGCCCGGCGGGTGGGGTTGGACCCGGAGAAATTTGAATCCATCGCGCGGGGCTGGCGGCCGCAGGTGCCCGCGCTGGAGAGGTGGCAGGTGTTGCGTCGGTTCACCACCCGGCAAGGGGACAACGAGGTGCATGCGTATTTGATCTGGGACGTTGAGACGCTGGAGGCGGCCCTGTTTGACACGGGTTGGGATGTGTCGGAGATCCTGGAGGTGGTGGAGACGCAGGGGTTGCGATTGAGGTACCTGTTTTTGACGCACGGGCATGCGGATCATGTGGCCGGGGTGGGCCGGCTGCAGGATGAGCTGGAGGATCTGGAGGTTCGGGCGCATCCAACGCCTGCGCCGCGGGATTTACCCGGGGAGGAGGGTTTGCCGGTGGGCCGGCTGCGGATCTGGTTTCGCCCCACGCCGGGGCATGCGCCGGATGGCGTGACGTACGTGGTGCGCGGATGGCCCGGGGAGGCCCCGCCGGTGGCGGTGGTGGGGGACGCGATCTTTGCCGGGTCGCTGGGTCGGGGCAACCAATCATGGGAACTGGCCCGGCAGGCGGTGCGGGACCAGATCCTGAGCCTGCCGCCCGAGACCTTGCTGTGTCCCGGACATGGTCCGCTGACCACGGTGGCGGAAGAACGTGCGCACAACCCGTTTTTCTGA
- the nikR gene encoding nickel-responsive transcriptional regulator NikR, protein MARRGSQSARFTVSVPAGLLEELDRMAAEKGYSNRSAAVADMIRDELVEHRQRTGRGEVVGTLTLVYDHHTRHVQETLTELQHQHHERIISTVHVHLDEHHCLEVLLMRGPAPEIRRIGDALIAARGVKHGKLTVTSTGRDLPG, encoded by the coding sequence ATGGCGCGTCGAGGTTCGCAAAGTGCCCGGTTTACGGTATCCGTGCCGGCGGGGTTGTTGGAGGAGCTGGATCGGATGGCGGCCGAGAAGGGGTACTCCAATCGGTCGGCCGCGGTCGCCGACATGATCCGGGACGAGTTGGTGGAGCATCGCCAGCGGACGGGCCGCGGGGAGGTGGTGGGGACGTTGACGCTCGTGTATGACCACCATACACGGCACGTGCAGGAGACGCTGACGGAGCTGCAGCATCAGCATCATGAGCGGATTATTTCCACGGTGCACGTGCATCTGGACGAGCACCATTGTCTGGAGGTGTTGCTGATGCGCGGGCCGGCGCCCGAGATCCGGCGGATTGGGGACGCCCTGATTGCGGCGCGCGGGGTGAAGCATGGCAAACTGACCGTGACCAGTACGGGCAGGGATCTGCCCGGTTGA